A section of the Marinimicrobium koreense genome encodes:
- a CDS encoding transglycosylase SLT domain-containing protein — MWSLRIRSHVFLFAVFVGLSLAVPKVLADPSSQDAAWPDATTASSERLAQRQTFLEARDALSRRQMTRYETLLEQLEGYPLAPYLTYRELTRNLQKASPEAVGNFLEAESGSYLAHQLQRQWLHSLARQKRWEQYLSDYPGALGDTELACHALHARLTRGDKSALDEVEPLWNVARSQPEACDPVFDRWMAEGRLTPAITWERHTKAIKGRAYGLANYLARQMPDSWQGKARLMREVNRNPKALAQTARFREQSEAMQDIISHGIQRLARRDALQALALWRGYDAQQLFSHTERLATQETIAQRLIFQGHREQADQLLATVPALGNTELVESLIRDALEQLDWERAYTWLNQLPAEAQDSERWRYWRARMIEELALENTGPEPRDLYAAVAATRSFYGFLSADKLGFEYRLLDQPAPVSDAVLTEMEQHPALQRAYEWLMIGDTVAASREWYYTVPGLEHERIMAAGKLAQRWGWHRKGIQAMISARFWDDLQMRFPLAYQEHVQTAARDTAIHPHLLFAIARQESAFMPHARSPAGAMGLMQLMPATAQQTARKAGVPYRRADLLSPEKNIALGSRYLNELLTEFGGNRILATAAYNAGPYRVKQWLREKTHKLPYDVWIETIPFRETRGYVQNVLSYSVIYGYRMGEKSPFITAEEASAPF; from the coding sequence ATGTGGTCGCTGCGTATTCGGTCCCACGTCTTCCTGTTCGCCGTTTTTGTCGGCCTGTCCCTGGCCGTACCCAAAGTACTCGCGGATCCCTCGTCGCAAGACGCCGCATGGCCGGACGCCACCACGGCAAGCTCTGAACGTCTGGCCCAGCGCCAGACATTTCTGGAGGCCCGGGATGCCCTGTCCCGGCGACAGATGACCCGCTACGAGACCCTTCTTGAGCAACTGGAGGGGTATCCCCTCGCCCCCTACCTTACCTACCGGGAACTGACCCGCAACCTGCAGAAAGCCTCCCCCGAGGCGGTCGGGAATTTTCTGGAGGCCGAGTCGGGCTCCTATCTCGCCCATCAACTCCAGCGCCAGTGGTTGCACAGCCTCGCCCGCCAGAAGCGCTGGGAACAGTACCTCAGCGATTACCCGGGCGCCCTTGGGGACACCGAGCTGGCCTGCCACGCCCTCCACGCCCGCCTGACCCGGGGCGACAAGAGTGCCCTGGATGAGGTCGAACCCCTGTGGAATGTGGCGCGTTCGCAACCGGAGGCCTGTGACCCGGTATTCGACCGCTGGATGGCCGAAGGGCGTCTGACACCGGCCATCACCTGGGAGCGCCATACCAAGGCCATCAAAGGACGCGCCTACGGCCTGGCCAACTACCTTGCGCGACAGATGCCGGATAGCTGGCAAGGCAAAGCCAGATTGATGCGAGAGGTGAACCGCAACCCCAAGGCGCTCGCCCAGACCGCACGTTTTCGCGAGCAGTCCGAGGCCATGCAGGACATCATCAGCCACGGCATTCAACGCCTTGCGCGCCGGGATGCGCTTCAGGCTCTTGCGCTCTGGCGCGGTTACGATGCCCAGCAACTGTTTTCCCACACAGAGCGCCTGGCCACCCAGGAGACCATTGCCCAGCGCTTGATCTTCCAGGGCCACCGGGAGCAGGCCGATCAACTGCTGGCCACCGTCCCGGCACTGGGCAATACCGAGCTGGTCGAATCCCTGATCCGAGACGCCCTGGAGCAACTGGACTGGGAGCGCGCCTATACCTGGCTCAACCAGCTCCCCGCCGAGGCTCAGGACAGCGAGCGGTGGCGCTACTGGCGCGCCCGGATGATCGAGGAACTGGCGCTGGAGAACACCGGCCCCGAACCGAGAGATCTCTACGCCGCCGTGGCCGCCACCCGGAGCTTTTACGGGTTTCTCTCCGCCGACAAGCTGGGTTTCGAGTACCGACTCCTGGACCAGCCAGCACCGGTTTCAGACGCCGTGCTGACCGAAATGGAACAGCACCCGGCGTTGCAGCGCGCCTATGAATGGTTGATGATCGGCGACACCGTTGCGGCCAGCCGCGAGTGGTATTACACCGTACCCGGGCTGGAGCACGAGCGGATCATGGCGGCCGGCAAACTGGCCCAGCGCTGGGGCTGGCACCGCAAAGGCATTCAGGCAATGATCAGCGCTCGTTTCTGGGACGACCTGCAGATGCGCTTTCCCCTCGCCTATCAGGAGCATGTCCAGACCGCCGCCCGGGACACCGCCATCCACCCTCACCTGCTGTTCGCCATTGCCCGCCAGGAGAGCGCCTTCATGCCCCACGCCCGCTCACCGGCCGGCGCCATGGGGCTTATGCAGCTGATGCCCGCCACCGCTCAGCAGACCGCCCGAAAAGCGGGCGTGCCCTACCGACGCGCCGATCTGCTCAGCCCGGAGAAGAACATCGCGCTGGGGAGCCGTTACCTGAATGAACTGCTGACCGAGTTCGGCGGCAACCGGATTCTCGCCACGGCGGCCTACAACGCCGGCCCCTATCGAGTAAAGCAATGGTTGCGAGAGAAGACCCACAAGTTGCCCTACGACGTCTGGATTGAAACCATACCGTTTCGGGAAACCCGGGGCTATGTACAGAACGTGCTGTCTTACTCGGTGATTTACGGCTACCGGATGGGAGAGAAAAGTCCCTTCATTACCGCAGAGGAAGCAAGCGCGCCCTTCTGA
- a CDS encoding glutaredoxin family protein → MSEPVLILYTTLGCHLCEQAKDELWPALTQTGWRLEEVDIADSDSLMARYGTRIPVVARSDSGAELGWPFSSGEVTGLLEG, encoded by the coding sequence TTGTCGGAACCGGTTCTGATCCTGTACACCACCCTCGGCTGTCATCTGTGCGAACAGGCCAAAGATGAACTCTGGCCTGCACTGACACAGACCGGGTGGCGGTTGGAAGAGGTGGATATAGCGGACTCGGATAGCCTGATGGCTCGCTACGGAACGCGCATTCCGGTGGTCGCCCGGTCCGATTCCGGAGCGGAACTGGGCTGGCCCTTCAGTTCGGGTGAGGTAACGGGATTACTCGAAGGATAG
- the uup gene encoding ATP-binding cassette ATPase Uup, whose amino-acid sequence MSLIRLENAQLSYGLQVLLDGVDLSVEKGRRLCLIGRNGAGKSSLMKVLAGEVDLDGGTVQVGPEVKVARLAQDLPEADDKTVFDLVAEGLGDVGELLQKFHHLSHAGGESDMSELARLQQQIEAQDGWQFQQKVDTTLTRLGLEGDWAMANLSGGWRRRVALAQALVSGPDVLLLDEPTNHLDIAAIEWLEQQLLQFPGALVFITHDRSLLQKLATDIAELDRGHLRTWSGTYDRYLEYREQALAEEARHNALFDKKLAQEEVWIRQGIKARRTRNEGRVRALKAMRETRNERRELQGKASFSVSSGERSGKLVAELEKVSYGFPEKAIVSDFSSVIMRGDRIGLIGANGAGKSTLLKLILGELEPQEGRVRLGTQLQVAYFDQLREQLNLDQSAVDNIAEGREFIELNGKSRHIISYLGDFLFTGERARTPLRALSGGERNRVLLAKLFSKPANLLVMDEPTNDLDVETLELLEDLLTDYDGTVLLVSHDRAFLNNIVTSVIAFEGRGRVREYVGGYDDWLRQGGRWTDDSAPSEPAAAGVSSAPSAPAAPATKPKKLSYKLQREFDQLPERIEALDARLDALQQQAADPAFYSEPQDKVDAHLKALADVEAELETCFERWAELEDMQGA is encoded by the coding sequence ATGTCATTGATTCGCTTAGAAAATGCCCAACTCAGTTATGGCCTGCAAGTGCTTCTGGATGGCGTTGACCTGTCGGTTGAAAAAGGTCGCCGACTCTGCCTGATAGGCCGCAATGGGGCCGGCAAGTCCAGCCTGATGAAAGTGCTGGCCGGTGAGGTCGATCTGGATGGCGGTACCGTGCAGGTGGGTCCCGAGGTCAAGGTGGCGCGGTTGGCCCAGGATCTTCCCGAGGCCGATGACAAAACCGTGTTTGACCTGGTGGCCGAGGGGCTGGGGGATGTGGGCGAGTTGCTGCAGAAATTCCATCACCTGTCCCACGCCGGTGGCGAGAGTGATATGAGTGAGTTGGCGCGCCTGCAACAGCAGATCGAAGCGCAGGACGGCTGGCAGTTCCAGCAGAAGGTGGATACCACCCTGACCCGCCTGGGGCTCGAAGGCGACTGGGCCATGGCCAACCTCTCCGGCGGCTGGCGCCGCCGGGTGGCTCTGGCTCAGGCGCTGGTGTCCGGGCCGGACGTACTGCTGCTCGATGAGCCCACCAACCACCTCGACATTGCCGCCATTGAGTGGCTCGAACAGCAGTTGCTCCAGTTCCCGGGCGCCCTGGTGTTCATTACCCACGATCGGTCTCTGTTGCAGAAACTTGCCACCGACATTGCCGAGCTGGATCGGGGGCATTTGCGCACCTGGTCGGGGACTTACGACCGGTACTTGGAGTACCGGGAGCAGGCTCTGGCGGAAGAGGCGCGTCACAATGCGCTGTTTGACAAGAAACTGGCCCAGGAGGAAGTCTGGATCCGTCAGGGCATAAAGGCGCGCCGCACCCGCAACGAAGGACGGGTTCGCGCTCTGAAAGCCATGCGGGAAACCCGCAATGAGCGCCGGGAGCTCCAGGGCAAGGCCTCGTTCTCGGTCAGCTCCGGGGAGCGTTCCGGCAAGCTGGTGGCGGAGCTGGAAAAGGTGTCCTACGGCTTCCCGGAGAAAGCAATTGTCTCGGACTTTTCCTCCGTCATCATGCGCGGTGACCGTATTGGCCTGATCGGTGCCAATGGCGCCGGCAAGAGTACGCTGCTGAAGTTGATTCTCGGGGAGCTGGAACCTCAGGAAGGACGGGTGCGCCTGGGTACCCAGTTGCAGGTGGCGTATTTTGATCAGTTGCGGGAACAGCTTAACCTCGATCAGAGCGCGGTGGACAATATTGCCGAGGGGCGCGAATTCATCGAGCTCAACGGCAAGTCGCGGCACATCATTTCCTATCTGGGCGACTTTCTGTTCACCGGGGAGCGGGCGAGAACCCCCTTGCGTGCGCTGTCCGGGGGCGAGCGCAACCGGGTTCTGCTGGCCAAGCTGTTCAGTAAGCCGGCCAACCTTCTGGTCATGGATGAGCCGACCAATGACCTGGATGTCGAGACGCTCGAGCTGCTTGAGGACTTGCTGACTGATTACGACGGCACCGTATTGCTGGTCAGCCACGACCGGGCATTCCTCAACAATATCGTCACCAGTGTCATCGCCTTTGAGGGGCGCGGTCGGGTGCGTGAGTATGTCGGGGGCTACGACGACTGGTTGCGCCAGGGGGGACGCTGGACTGATGATAGCGCGCCGTCTGAGCCAGCCGCCGCCGGGGTCTCCTCCGCGCCGTCGGCCCCGGCGGCGCCGGCGACCAAGCCCAAAAAGCTCAGCTATAAACTGCAGCGGGAGTTTGATCAGTTGCCGGAGCGGATTGAAGCGCTGGACGCCCGGCTGGACGCATTGCAGCAGCAGGCCGCGGATCCGGCGTTCTACAGCGAGCCACAGGACAAGGTGGATGCGCATTTGAAAGCGCTGGCCGATGTGGAGGCGGAGTTGGAGACGTGTTTTGAACGCTGGGCCGAGCTGGAGGACATGCAGGGCGCCTGA
- the topA gene encoding type I DNA topoisomerase, whose translation MGKSLVIVESPAKAKTINKYLGNDFIVKSSVGHIRDLPTSGNSKPVDPKERARQAAKTRKLSPAEKAKYKAKKQKEQLIKRMGIDPEHGWDAHYEILPGKEKVVDELRKLAAKADTIYLATDLDREGEAIAWHLQEAIGGQPEQYRRVVFNEITKSAIQNAFKQPGRIDRDRVNAQQARRFLDRVVGYMLSPLLWEKIARGLSAGRVQSVAVRLVVEREREIRAFVPEEYWTLAAQLKAGGGEAVRFEVKKQGDKAFKPLNESQAMAAVKALEGARYEVADREDKPTKSKPPAPFITSTLQQAASTRLGFGVKKTMMMAQRLYEAGYITYMRTDSTNLSQEAVANCRDFIQDEYGKRYLPESPVVYSSKEGAQEAHEAIRPSNVTVKPNHLSGMERDAERLYTLIWQQFVACQMSPAEFTSTSIVVKAEDFELRTRGRVIRFDGFLKVLPPVAKKDEDVVLPDIKVGQVLPLIKLEPSQHFTKPPARFTEASLVKELEKRAIGRPSTYASIISTIQDRGYVRQENRRFYAEKMGDIVTERLVESFDDLMDYGFTASMEDSLDDVAQGEKNWQQLLDEFYAEFTRKLEQAQSSDNGMRANSPTDTDIKCEQCGRPMQIRTGSTGVFLGCSGYSLPPKERCKNTMNLVSGDEALDADADEEAESRLLRTKRRCKLCNTAMDSYLLDSKRKLHICGNNPDCPGYEVEEGSFKLKGYEGPTLECDKCGSEMQLKTGRFGKYFGCTNSECKNTRKLLKSGEPAPPKMDPVPMPELKCEKVDDTYVLRDGASGLFLAASQFPKNRETRAPLVAEIVPHKKEIDPKYKFLFSAPTEDPDGNKTVIRYSRKTKEQYVQSEVDGKATGWKAFYEKGKWVANK comes from the coding sequence ATGGGTAAATCCTTAGTTATTGTCGAATCCCCGGCCAAGGCCAAGACGATCAATAAATATCTGGGCAACGATTTTATCGTCAAGTCCAGTGTCGGTCACATTCGGGATCTGCCCACCAGTGGCAACTCCAAACCGGTCGATCCCAAAGAGCGCGCCCGCCAGGCGGCCAAGACCCGCAAGCTGTCACCGGCCGAAAAGGCCAAGTACAAGGCGAAGAAGCAGAAAGAGCAGTTGATCAAACGGATGGGTATTGATCCCGAGCACGGCTGGGACGCCCACTATGAAATTCTGCCGGGCAAGGAAAAGGTGGTCGATGAGCTGCGCAAGCTCGCGGCCAAGGCTGACACCATCTACCTCGCAACGGACTTGGACCGCGAAGGGGAGGCGATTGCCTGGCACCTGCAGGAGGCCATTGGTGGTCAGCCCGAGCAGTATCGGCGAGTGGTGTTCAACGAAATTACCAAAAGCGCGATTCAGAACGCCTTCAAGCAGCCCGGTCGTATCGATCGGGACCGGGTCAATGCCCAGCAGGCGCGCCGGTTCCTGGACCGGGTGGTCGGCTATATGCTGTCGCCGCTGCTGTGGGAGAAAATCGCCCGCGGTCTGTCGGCCGGGCGGGTACAATCGGTCGCGGTGCGCCTGGTGGTTGAGCGCGAGCGGGAAATTCGCGCCTTCGTGCCCGAGGAATACTGGACCCTGGCAGCCCAACTGAAAGCCGGTGGTGGCGAGGCGGTGCGCTTCGAAGTCAAAAAGCAGGGAGACAAGGCGTTCAAGCCGCTCAATGAGTCCCAGGCCATGGCCGCGGTCAAGGCGCTGGAAGGGGCACGCTACGAGGTGGCGGACCGGGAGGACAAGCCCACCAAGTCCAAACCGCCCGCGCCATTTATTACCTCTACCCTTCAGCAGGCCGCGAGTACCCGGCTGGGGTTTGGGGTCAAAAAAACCATGATGATGGCCCAGCGCCTGTATGAGGCGGGTTACATCACCTACATGAGAACCGACTCCACCAATCTGAGTCAGGAAGCAGTGGCCAACTGCCGCGACTTTATTCAGGACGAGTACGGCAAGCGCTATCTGCCGGAAAGCCCCGTGGTCTACTCCAGCAAGGAGGGGGCCCAGGAGGCACACGAAGCGATCCGTCCCTCCAATGTAACGGTCAAGCCCAACCACCTCAGTGGTATGGAGCGTGATGCCGAGCGTCTCTACACTTTGATCTGGCAGCAGTTTGTGGCCTGTCAGATGAGCCCGGCGGAATTTACCAGCACCTCGATCGTGGTCAAGGCCGAGGACTTCGAGCTGCGCACCCGCGGCCGGGTCATTCGCTTTGACGGCTTCCTGAAGGTGCTGCCTCCGGTGGCCAAAAAAGATGAAGACGTAGTGCTGCCGGATATTAAAGTGGGGCAGGTGCTGCCTCTGATCAAACTTGAACCCTCCCAGCACTTCACCAAACCGCCGGCGCGCTTTACCGAAGCGAGCCTGGTAAAAGAGCTGGAGAAGCGGGCGATTGGGCGCCCATCGACCTACGCGTCGATCATTTCCACGATCCAGGATCGCGGTTACGTGCGTCAGGAAAATCGCCGGTTCTACGCGGAAAAAATGGGCGATATCGTCACCGAGCGTCTGGTGGAGAGTTTTGATGACCTGATGGACTACGGCTTTACCGCCAGTATGGAAGACTCCCTCGACGATGTTGCCCAGGGTGAGAAAAACTGGCAGCAGCTACTCGATGAATTCTATGCGGAGTTCACCCGTAAACTGGAGCAGGCCCAGAGCAGTGACAACGGTATGCGGGCCAACTCGCCCACCGATACCGATATCAAGTGCGAACAGTGCGGTCGGCCAATGCAGATCCGCACCGGGAGTACCGGTGTGTTCCTGGGCTGCTCGGGCTACAGTCTGCCGCCCAAAGAGCGTTGTAAAAACACTATGAACCTGGTCTCCGGCGACGAAGCGCTGGATGCGGATGCGGATGAAGAGGCCGAGTCCAGGCTGCTGCGCACCAAGCGCCGGTGCAAATTGTGCAATACCGCAATGGACAGCTATCTGCTCGACAGCAAGCGTAAATTGCACATCTGTGGCAATAACCCGGACTGTCCGGGATACGAAGTGGAAGAGGGCAGCTTCAAGCTGAAAGGCTACGAAGGTCCGACTCTTGAGTGCGACAAGTGCGGCAGCGAAATGCAGCTCAAGACCGGCCGTTTCGGTAAGTACTTCGGCTGCACCAACAGCGAGTGTAAAAATACCCGCAAGCTGCTCAAGAGCGGTGAGCCTGCGCCACCGAAAATGGACCCGGTACCCATGCCGGAGCTCAAGTGCGAGAAGGTGGATGACACCTACGTCCTGCGCGATGGCGCATCCGGCCTGTTCCTGGCGGCGAGCCAGTTCCCCAAAAACCGGGAGACCCGCGCGCCTCTGGTGGCGGAAATTGTGCCGCACAAAAAAGAGATCGATCCCAAATACAAGTTTCTCTTTTCCGCGCCGACGGAAGACCCGGATGGCAACAAAACGGTGATTCGCTACAGCCGCAAGACCAAAGAGCAGTATGTACAGTCCGAAGTGGATGGTAAGGCGACCGGCTGGAAAGCCTTTTATGAAAAAGGCAAGTGGGTCGCCAACAAGTAA
- a CDS encoding chemotaxis protein produces MANLLSTVDQRTRLVGENRLELLLFRLGGAQLFAINVFKVQEVVKMPRLRRVPHSYSQVCGVTQWRGQTIPVLDLSAAIGARALPPGTEQNLIVTEYNRSVQAFMTGPVDRIVNLNWEEVLPPPEGAGRGHFLTSITRVDGRLVEILDVERVLAEVAALNTAVSDQTLDHTLAREARARGLKVLLAEDSATAVAQVRETLSELGLELIAVQDGLKALRQLQAWVAEGKRVTDEVVMLITDAEMPEMDGYRLTAEIRQSVDFGDLHVVMHTSLSGGFNQAMVSKVGCDAFLSKFAPDELASVVQARLKAYLNL; encoded by the coding sequence ATGGCAAACCTGCTCAGTACCGTGGATCAGCGAACCCGCCTGGTGGGCGAAAACCGGTTGGAGCTGCTGTTGTTCCGATTGGGGGGCGCCCAGTTGTTCGCAATCAATGTCTTCAAGGTCCAGGAAGTGGTCAAAATGCCCCGGTTGCGCCGGGTGCCTCACAGTTACTCCCAGGTTTGTGGCGTGACCCAGTGGCGCGGACAGACGATTCCGGTACTGGATTTGAGTGCCGCGATCGGCGCCCGGGCTCTGCCACCGGGCACCGAACAGAACCTGATCGTCACGGAGTACAACCGCTCGGTACAGGCCTTCATGACCGGGCCGGTAGACCGTATTGTCAATCTGAACTGGGAGGAGGTATTGCCGCCACCGGAAGGGGCGGGACGCGGTCACTTTCTGACCTCGATCACCCGTGTGGACGGCCGGCTGGTGGAAATTCTGGATGTTGAGCGGGTTCTGGCTGAAGTGGCGGCGCTGAACACCGCGGTATCCGATCAGACGCTGGATCATACGCTGGCCCGCGAAGCCCGGGCACGGGGGCTGAAGGTGCTGCTCGCCGAGGACTCGGCAACCGCCGTCGCCCAGGTCCGGGAGACGCTCAGCGAGCTGGGGCTCGAGCTGATTGCGGTGCAAGACGGCCTGAAAGCGCTGCGGCAACTGCAGGCGTGGGTCGCCGAGGGTAAGCGGGTTACCGATGAGGTGGTCATGCTGATCACCGATGCGGAGATGCCCGAAATGGACGGTTATCGACTGACTGCGGAAATTCGTCAGTCGGTGGATTTCGGGGACCTGCACGTGGTCATGCATACCTCGCTCAGCGGCGGGTTCAATCAGGCGATGGTATCCAAGGTGGGCTGTGATGCCTTTCTGTCAAAGTTCGCGCCGGACGAGTTGGCCAGTGTGGTTCAGGCCCGGCTGAAAGCCTACCTGAACCTCTGA
- a CDS encoding EAL and HDOD domain-containing protein yields the protein MSELLPLLARQPIFNRSMQVVAYELLCRSGSGNLASFTNGDSASSQVLLHTFTDLSLEKVVGKLKAYINFTRTLLITPPPFDRRQMVVEVLEDQVVDQALLTGLTQLRSEGYTIALDDFVLTEQTRPLLEYADIVKLDVLQLSEAELLDHIEHLKPLGLTLLAEKVETYEMLERCRALGFDLFQGYFLARPKILSGHKISESKQAVLQLLAALHDPDVSILRVEQLLSQDPVLSYKLLRLVNSAAFALPRTIESLRQAITLLGLDIIKNWVNLLAMANLGNKPTELSVAALTRARMCETLASAMQREARQDAFFTVGLLSTLDAFMDVPLDVLLGNLSLSPELSEALLRHQGHEGRILDIVEHYERGAWGAIDWSYLSSVGITASQLSQAYLEAIQWVSDTMDQIGIKL from the coding sequence ATGTCTGAGCTTCTACCGCTGCTGGCGCGGCAGCCCATTTTCAACCGTTCCATGCAGGTCGTCGCCTACGAACTGCTGTGTCGCTCAGGCTCCGGAAACCTGGCTTCCTTCACCAATGGTGACTCCGCCAGCTCGCAGGTACTGCTGCACACCTTCACCGATCTCTCACTGGAAAAAGTGGTCGGTAAACTCAAGGCCTACATCAATTTCACCCGGACACTGTTGATCACGCCCCCGCCCTTCGACCGACGCCAGATGGTGGTGGAAGTTCTGGAGGATCAGGTGGTCGATCAGGCACTGCTGACCGGCCTGACGCAGTTGCGCTCCGAGGGCTATACCATTGCCCTGGATGATTTTGTGCTCACCGAGCAGACCCGCCCTCTGCTGGAGTACGCCGACATCGTCAAGCTCGACGTACTGCAACTATCGGAAGCCGAGCTGCTGGATCATATAGAACACCTCAAACCTCTGGGCCTCACCTTGCTGGCCGAAAAGGTGGAAACCTACGAAATGCTCGAGCGCTGCCGGGCCCTGGGGTTCGACCTGTTTCAGGGCTATTTCCTCGCGCGTCCGAAAATTCTCTCGGGTCACAAAATCTCGGAAAGCAAGCAGGCCGTTCTGCAACTGCTCGCTGCCCTGCACGATCCTGACGTATCCATTCTGCGCGTCGAGCAGTTGCTCTCCCAGGACCCGGTACTGAGCTATAAACTGTTGCGCCTGGTCAACTCCGCCGCCTTTGCCCTACCGCGAACCATCGAGTCCTTACGCCAGGCCATCACCCTGCTCGGCCTGGATATCATCAAAAACTGGGTCAATCTGTTGGCCATGGCCAACCTCGGCAACAAACCCACCGAACTGAGTGTGGCGGCGCTGACCCGCGCCCGAATGTGCGAGACCCTCGCCAGTGCCATGCAAAGAGAGGCCCGTCAGGACGCGTTCTTCACCGTCGGCCTGCTGTCCACCCTGGATGCGTTCATGGACGTACCGCTTGATGTGCTGTTGGGGAACCTGTCCCTGAGCCCGGAACTGAGCGAGGCCCTGCTGCGCCACCAGGGGCACGAGGGACGGATTCTGGATATCGTGGAGCATTATGAGCGAGGCGCCTGGGGGGCGATCGACTGGTCCTATCTGAGCAGCGTGGGCATCACGGCCAGCCAGCTCTCACAAGCCTACCTGGAAGCCATTCAGTGGGTTTCCGACACCATGGATCAGATCGGGATAAAGCTCTGA
- a CDS encoding universal stress protein, producing the protein MAVYKHIIAGLDLSEESPQVLQRATELAQACQATVSVAHVIEPLTFAYGGDMPVDLSEVQEQLQLKAEQELHRLTQHVDFPIQQEHVLVGQPATELHYLANQEGADLIIVGSHGRKGFALLLGSTSNSVLHGASCDVLAVRVAESDTRET; encoded by the coding sequence ATGGCAGTTTACAAACATATTATTGCTGGCCTGGACTTGTCCGAGGAGTCGCCCCAGGTTCTGCAGAGAGCCACCGAGCTCGCCCAGGCCTGCCAGGCTACGGTCAGTGTCGCCCATGTCATCGAGCCGCTGACATTCGCCTACGGCGGCGACATGCCCGTGGATCTGTCAGAGGTTCAGGAGCAACTGCAACTCAAAGCCGAACAGGAGCTGCATCGTCTGACCCAGCACGTCGATTTCCCCATTCAGCAGGAACATGTGCTGGTGGGCCAACCGGCCACCGAGTTGCACTATCTCGCCAATCAGGAAGGAGCCGACCTGATCATTGTCGGCAGCCACGGCCGCAAAGGTTTTGCGCTACTGCTCGGCTCCACCTCCAACAGTGTTCTGCACGGTGCCAGTTGCGACGTGCTCGCGGTCCGGGTAGCGGAATCCGACACCCGAGAGACCTGA
- a CDS encoding DUF5610 domain-containing protein: MPISSIHSASGRPADLLPEQSGRNGGAASQGAVASERSPGAETSSLEERRQKAFQTIEQTLAMGYEKLASKRGGAAQAFDRFEPLSAEKVAGNILGFIERRLLKDAAEGATEAQLQARLDAGLEGFKKGFAEAQKQLEALASFTPEIQADIDDTRERVLAGVEDLRQRIVDQQLGQSQLGQSPSDERADGANTSRSEGPLAYRYEQARASRFSFELMTAEGDRVAIQANSSAAVSLSGSGNGSSFSAAASRSLSWSVEGDLNADERSAIESLLGGVDRLAEQFFSGDLNGALESAMALGYDREQVASFSLNLSQSSIRQVSETYGRSTGKPEQGPGLQERLAPLGQFLRGLEAALADASRVSAGPETLLLDVAERMLPSDQTETPAQSLRGFMAQMLETLTTDPVGAEPPQRSSADVGDTSGEA, encoded by the coding sequence ATGCCCATTTCCTCAATTCACAGTGCCTCCGGTCGCCCGGCGGATCTTCTCCCCGAGCAGTCCGGGCGCAATGGTGGGGCTGCTTCTCAGGGAGCAGTGGCATCGGAGCGATCCCCGGGTGCCGAGACCTCCAGCCTGGAGGAACGCCGACAGAAAGCGTTCCAGACCATCGAGCAGACCCTGGCCATGGGCTACGAAAAGCTCGCCTCGAAGCGCGGTGGCGCGGCTCAGGCGTTCGACCGCTTTGAGCCCCTGAGCGCCGAAAAAGTCGCGGGTAATATACTTGGTTTTATCGAACGTCGACTCCTCAAAGACGCGGCCGAAGGCGCCACCGAAGCTCAACTGCAGGCGCGCCTGGATGCCGGATTGGAGGGCTTCAAAAAGGGCTTTGCCGAGGCGCAGAAGCAACTGGAAGCCCTGGCGAGCTTTACCCCCGAAATCCAGGCCGATATCGATGATACCCGCGAACGGGTGTTAGCCGGTGTCGAAGACCTCAGGCAGCGGATTGTTGACCAACAACTAGGTCAATCCCAACTGGGTCAATCCCCGTCGGATGAGCGCGCTGATGGTGCCAATACCTCCCGGTCCGAGGGACCGCTCGCCTATCGATATGAACAGGCCCGCGCCAGTCGGTTCAGCTTCGAGCTGATGACCGCCGAGGGGGACCGCGTTGCCATACAGGCCAACAGCAGTGCCGCTGTGTCGCTCAGTGGGTCGGGCAATGGGTCCTCCTTTTCCGCTGCGGCCAGCCGGTCATTGAGTTGGTCTGTGGAGGGCGATCTGAATGCCGATGAACGGTCCGCGATCGAATCCCTTCTGGGGGGCGTTGATCGTCTGGCCGAACAGTTCTTCTCCGGTGATCTGAATGGGGCGCTGGAATCGGCCATGGCGCTCGGTTACGACCGCGAGCAAGTGGCCAGCTTCTCCCTGAATCTGAGTCAATCGTCAATCCGGCAGGTCAGTGAAACTTATGGTCGGAGCACCGGAAAGCCCGAGCAGGGGCCCGGGCTTCAGGAGCGACTGGCGCCCTTGGGACAGTTTCTCCGGGGCCTGGAGGCAGCGCTGGCCGACGCATCCCGGGTGTCTGCGGGTCCTGAAACGCTGCTTCTGGACGTCGCCGAGCGTATGCTGCCGTCTGATCAAACCGAGACTCCAGCCCAGTCCCTGCGCGGGTTCATGGCGCAGATGCTGGAGACGCTGACCACCGACCCGGTGGGTGCCGAACCGCCTCAGCGTTCTTCGGCTGATGTCGGTGATACGTCCGGGGAGGCCTGA